Below is a window of Nitrospirota bacterium DNA.
AATCTTCTTCTGGCTCCGGCTATGGTGAATCCATCCTTATAAAGCATCTGTTTGATCTGAAGGATCGTATCGACATCCTTCTGTTTGTAAAGACGCTGTTTTGAGCCGCCCTTGTCAGGCTTTATTTGAGGAAATTCGGTTTCCCAGTAGCGAAGAACGTAGGGTTCCAGCCCTGTAATTCGGCTTACCTCACCGATCCGGTAAAAGAGCTTACTCGGTTTGTGCTGGAGATTCAATGACATGCTCTTTAAAGATCATGCTTGGCCTGAAGCTCACGACCTTCCTCGGGGTAATCTCGATCTCCTGGCCGGTTTTTGGGTTGCGTCCCTTGCGGGAGTTCTTCTTGCGCACCACAAAGTTCCCGAACCCGGAAAGTTTGACCGTTTCCCCCTGTTTTAGCGTATCTTTTACCAAATCCAGAATCATCTCAACAAGCTCTTCCGCATCCTGCTTGGGAAGGCCGACCTTATCAAAAACCTCTGAGATGATATCTGCTTTCGTCATAAACGCCTCCTCTACGGTGCATACTGGTGCTTACTATAGAGCACAGGGACTTGAAAGTCAAGGCAAAACTTCTCGTATACGACTGAAATTACGAGGATATATGCGGTAGCTGTCGGACTATTTCCGTGTATTTGACAACAAGACCGATTACGGTTACCATTACGCAAGATTTTGTTACGCAGCACGCTATAACCAGCAGCAGAAAAATGAGCAGACTGATCAAAACAACTATCATCCTTTTCTGGCTCATCATGCTCGGACTGCTTATCGAGCGGACCTATCTGCGCCCGTCGACCGTCATCGCGCTGGATGTCATCACCGAGGAAGGCGTCCGGACGGGAGACGACTGGTCCGGCATCTACCAGCAGGGCCGCAAGATCGGCTTTGCTCATACCCGGGTGACCAGTGAGGCGGACACGTACCACATTACCGAGGAATCGCAGCTCGATCTCCTGGTCCTCGGTTCGGTTCAGCGGGTCAGCACTGTCATTAACAGCTACACCACGAAGAACTTCCTGCTCAAGTACTTCGACTTCTCGATGAAATCGGACACCGGTACGATCACGGTCAAAGGAGCCGTGGTCGGTAAAAAACTGCTCCTGGACATCCTGACCGGAGGAACGACACGGACCGAACGCATCCGCCTGAAGGATCAGCCCTACCTCGCGCCGAACATCAAGCCTGCCCTGGTCCTCCTCGGCCTCGAACCCGGCAGGAACTACCGCTTCCCGGTCTTCAATCCCGCGACCATGAATATGGACGAGGCCGCGATCAGTGTCGAAGCCCGGGAGCGGATCAAGGTCGGGGATGCAGAGCAGACCGTGTACAAGCTCAAGGAAAGTTTCCAGGGTCTGGAGGCCTATTCGTGGATGACCGAAGAGGGGGAAACTCTCAAGGAGGAGAGCCCGCTGGGATATGTCCTCCTCCGGGAAAGCATGGTGGAGGCGAAGAAGCTCGACAAAAAAGGGCCGGCAGTTGACATCATTTCGCTCGTCATGATACCGTCGAAGCCCATCGAGCATTCCCCGCAGACGCGCTCACTGAAAGCAAGACTAACGGACGCGCCCCTGCGAGGCTTTACGCTCGATGGCGACCGGCAGCGATTGGAGGGGAGCATCATTGATATCCGTGTCCCTTCGACAATCGAGGGGTATGACCTGCCGTACCGGGGAAACGATCTCGCCGACGCCCTTCGGCCGACCGCCCTTATCCAGAGCGATGATGCGAGGATCAGGGACCAGGCAGTGAAGATCCTGGAAGGCGAGAGGAACGCCCGGGAAGCAGCCAGAAAATTGAACGAATGGGTCTACAACGCGGTACGAAAAAAGCCGGTGATCAGCATTCCGAGCGCGCTCGATGTGTTGAATTCGCTCGTCGGCGACTGCAACGAACACGCCACGCTCTATGCCGCCCTCGCGAGGTCTGCCGGCATCCCGACGCGGCTCGCCTCCGGGATCGTGTATCTGCGCGACGGGTTCTATTACCATGCCTGGGCCGAGGTATGGCTCGGACAATGGGTTGCCGTGGACCCGACGTTCAACCAGTTCCCTGCCGACGCTACCCATATCCGGTTCGTGACCGGCGATCTCGACCGGCAGCCGGATATTCTTAAGCTGGTGGGAAAACTGAAGGTGGAGGTTCTGGAATATCAATAAAACATCTGTACGACGGATGAACATCCCCTGCTGTTGCCCCCCCGCTCTTGCGATAACGCGGGGACAGGCGGGCGCGGATATGCCTCACACCCAGCTATTATAACCGAAGCCCTGCTTTCATCAGAGAAGCGAAAACCTCGACGGGCCTAGCGGCATCGCCCGGTGTGAACAAAGCTCGCGAGGTTTCTGTCATCGTATATGCGGTCATTCGCCTAAAATAAAAAAACCATGATCAAACTCATCAACCTAACCAAACAGTACGGAACGCTTACCGCCGTTAACGGCATAGACCTCGAAGTGCCCGAAGGCCAGGTGTTCGGCTTCCTGGGCCCGAACGGCGCCGGCAAGACCACAACCATCAAGATGATCGCCGGCCTGCTCCAGCCCACAGGCGGCAGCGCCCTCGTCGGCGGCTACGATGTCCAGCGGCAGCCCCTCAAGGCAAAGTTCATAACCGGCTTCATCCCGGACAGGCCTTTTCTCTACGAGAAGCTGACGGCTACGGAGTTCCTGTACTTCGTATCTACGCTGTATGATATGAAAGACCCCAAACCCCGGATCGCCGAGTTGCTCGATCTGTTCGGCTTGAACGAATGGGCCGATGAACTCGTTGAGAATTTCTCCCACGGCATGAAGCAGCGGCTCGTGATGGCCTCCGCCCTGCTCCATCGTCCGAAAGTACTGGTCGTGGACGAACCCATGGTCGGCCTGGATCCGCGCGGTGCCCGCCTCGTCAAGGACATCTTCAAGGACCTTGCGGCCACCGGCGTGACCGTGTTCATGTCCACGCACACCCTCGAGATCGTGGAGCAGATGTGCACGCGGGTCGCCATCATCAACAGGGGCGGGATCATCGCGCAGGGCAGCGTCGAGGACCTGGCCCGGATGGCAAGCATGCCCGACAGCCATCTGGAGCCGGTCTTCCTTCGATTGACCGGCGGAGACGAGCAGATCCAGCGTTAGGCCCGGAAGAGAGCATATGTTCCTCCTGACACCACGATATCATGGCATCAAGAATCGCTTCAGCCGCCTGGCGCCCGGCGACGGCCTGAAGAGCGTCATCCTCGCGCTGCTCGGACTGGCGTTCTGGGCCTTCCTGTTCGGCGTTTCGTTCAAGGTCCTCTCCTATTTCCGGACGATCGAAGGTCTCGGAGACCTGCTTGCGATCCGGCTGCTCTCCATGGTCCTGATCGCCTTCTTCTCGATCCTGGTCTTCAGCAACGTCGTCACCTCCCTTTCGACCTTCTACCTCTCGGGCGAGCTCGATATCCTGCTCTCCTCACCCGTCCCGATCGGGACCGTCTATCGGGCGAAGTTCGTCGAAACCATTGCCGACTCGTCGTGGATGACGCTCATTTACGGACTTCCCGTGTTCATCGCCTACGGCGCGGTCTTCAAGGCCTCCGCGGCCTACTATGCAGGGCTCGTCCTTGCACTCGTGCCTTTTCTGATGATCCCGGCCGCGATCGGCATCGGCATCACCATGCTGCTCGTGAGCGCGTTCCCCGCGCGCAGGGCAAAGGATGTCCTGGTCCTGCTCGGACTGCTCTTCTTCGTGGCCGTCTACATCCTGTTCCGGATGCTGAGGCCGGAGAAGCTCGTTGACCCCGACGCCTTCCCCACGCTCGTGCAGTACCTCACCGCCATGCGGGGGCCCGTTTCTCCGCTGCTGCCGAACGAGTGGGCCGAGGAAGTCCTGGCTCCCCTGCTCCGCTCTGCGAAAGGGGACGTTCTGTTCTACCTGCTCATGCTCTGGAGCACGGCCGGCGCCGGCGTCGTCATCGGGGAATGGGTCTGCAACAGGGTCTACTACGCGAGCTGGTCCCGGTCCCAGGAGGGCAGGAGGGCCGCCCTGTCCCGGTCGCGCGCAGCCGACCGTTTTTTTTCGCTGATATCCCTGCCCTTTCCCGGAAAGATGCGGTCTATCGTGCTCAAGGACGCGAAGCTCTTTTTCCGGGACACTTCGCAATGGTCGCAGCTCTTTCTGCTCGTCGCGCTCATGGTCGTCTACATCTACAGCTTCAAGCTGCTGCCCTTCGAGCGCGCCCAGATGCCGAGTTTCTATCTTCAGAACCTGATCTCGTTCCTCAACCTCGGGATGGTCGGGTTCGTGACCACGGCGATCGCGGTCCGCTTCGTGTTCCCCGCCGTGAGCCTCGAAGGAGCGGCCTTCTGGATCATCCGGTCCGCCCCCCTCTCTATCACCGATTTCCTCTGGGCAAAGTTCTGGAGCAGCCTGATCCCCCTGCTCCTGCTGTCGGAGATACTGATCATCCTCTCAAACTCGCTGCTCAAGGTCACGCCCTTCATGATGGGCATCGGCGTCGTCACGGTCTTCCTGATGACATTCGGCATCACGTCCCTTGGCGTGGGGCTCGGTGCCGCTTTTCCCCGGTTCAGGTATGAGAATGCAGCACAGATCCCGACGGGCTTCGGCGGCATCGTCTACATGCTGGCGGCTATGCTGTTCATAGGGTCCGTTGTCGTGCTCGAGGCATGGCCCGTGTACCGCATCTTTGCGGCCCAAAGCTTCAGGGGCCACATACCTCCTTCGGGGTGGGTTCTCATAGGATCTTCTTTCCTCCTCGTCCTGGCGGTCAATGTTCTGGCGCTTCTTTTACCCATGAAAATAGGGCTTAAACGCCTTATGGAGCGGGAAATATAGCACCATCCCTACCACAATATATTGTATAGAGATATAAAATAAGCACTTTACCTTGTATTTTTCCCTTTACAAAACCTGCCTCATGTGCTATAAACCTGCGTAGTCGGCAAACGCTCCTCTCCCCGCCTTTGTTCGCGTAATCTATAGAGTGATGTCTCTTTTCCAAGGGAGGCTTATGCAGCTCAAGACCCTCGAAATGATCGGCTTCAAATCCTTTGGCGATAAAACCACCGTCGTCTTCCAGCCTGGCGTGACCGCGATCGTCGGTCCCAATGGGTGCGGCAAAAGCAATGTGTCCGACGCCATCCGGTGGGTCCTCGGCGAGCAGAGCGCAAAACATTTGCGCGGCGACAAGATGGAGGACGTGATCTTTAACGGAAGCGAGAACCGCAAGCCCCTCGGCATGGCCGAGGTGACCCTGAGGCTCTCGAACGTCGGAGGGAAGCTTGCCTCGCAGGAATTCGGGCATTACGAGGAGATCGAGATCACCCGCCGTCTGTACCGGTCCGGCGAGAGCGAGTACCTCATCAACAGGATACCCTGCCGCCTCAAGGACATCCGCGACCTGATGATGGACGCAGGCGTCGGAGCCCGCATCCACGCGATCATCGAACAGGACAAGGTTGACCAGATCCTGTCCTCGAAGCCGCAGGACCGGCGGTTCCTCTTCGAAGAGGTCGCCGGTGTCATGAAGTACAAGGCCCGCCGGCAGGAGGCCCTTTCCAAGCTGGAATCGACCCAGCAGAATCAGCTCCGTGTGAATGACATCATTACGGAGGTCAGGCGCCAGGTCAACTCCCTCGACCGGCAGGCCAAGAAGGCCGAGCGGTACCAGCGGCTGCGCTTGGAGATGAAGGACCTCGAATTCCGCCTGGCGTCCGTGGAGTACTCGGGCCTGGGGAGCGAGTGGACCGCCTCCTCGGAGGAGTTCAAACAGCTCGAGGACCAGGTGACCGGGCTGCACGCGTCGCTCGGCCGGGTCGAGTCGACCATTGAGGAGACGAGGGCCGACGCCACGTCGGCCGAGCACGAGCTGTCGTCCCTCCAGCGGCGGATCCACGAAGTTGAAAGCGCGCTCAGCCGTGCCGAACATCGCGTCGAGATGTCCCGGAGCCAGATCGCCTCGCTCACGGAACAGCGGGGCCGGGATGTGGCAGACCTCGACTATCTGAAGCAGGAAACATCGCGCATCGCGGAGCAGAAGACCCTCCTCGACCAGGAGAACAAAACCCTCGAGGGAGCCCTCAGTGAAAAGAACGCCCTCCTGGGCGACCGGAATGACCACCTGGAAAACCTCTCGCGGGGGCTCGGAGAGAAGGAGCGCTCCCTCGACGAGGCCCGGGCCGGGATCATGAACGCCCTGGCATCCGCCGCCGCAGAAAAGTCCGCGATCGCGAACCTGCAGTCGCGCATCGGGCAGCTCGACGAACAGGACGGCAAAGGCATCAGCGAAAAGCAGGAAATCGAGAGGAAGCTCCTCGAACTCACGGCACTCCTGTCTGACAAGGAGCGCGAACGGGAAGATATTGCCGCGCAGAGGAACGCCGCCCAGGAAGAGCGCAGCAATGTTGCCGCCAGGCTGGAAAAGGCTTCGGCGAAGAAGAAAAAGCTCGAGGCCGACCTCAACGAGACCAGGAATCGGGAAGCCGCGCAGGGGTCCCGGCTGCGTTCGCTCGTCGAACTGGAGCAGAGCCTCGAGGGCTATCAAAAGGGCGTCAGGACCGTGATGTCCGCGCGGAAAGAGGCCTCCGAACAGGAGCGCCTCGGAACGATCCACGGGCTGGTCGCCGATATGATCGCTACGGAGCCCCGGTACGAAGTGGCCATTGAAGCCGTGCTCGGCGACCGCCTGCAGTCCGTCGTGGTGGGCTCCCAGTCCGACTCGCTCAAGGCCATCGATTACCTGAAAACCCGGAGCGGCGGACGAAGCACGTTCATTCCCCGGACCCCTCGTCCGGTAAAATCCGAACCCTTCATCAAGAACGGCCACGCGGGCGTCATCGGGTCTGCGCTCAGCGTGGTGAAATGCAGCGAGGAATACGGCAGCGTCGCGGAATACCTGCTCGGGGACGTGGTCCTCGTGGACACCATGGACACGGCCCTGTACCTCTGGAACAAGGATGGTTTCGACAAGACCGTCGTGACCCTTTCCGGGGAGATTGTGGACCCCTGGGGAGCTGTCACGGGAGGGACCGTCGAGGCAAGCGGCACCGGCATGCTGACCAAGCGGCGCGAGATCAAGGCGCTCGAACAGGAAGTGGCGGCGCTGACGAAGTCCGCGGCTGCGCTCGCAGAGGAGCTTGCCACCCTGGAGTCGTCGATCGCGTCGGACACGGGCATCGAGGCCGGGCTTTCGCAGCAGGTTCATCGCATGGAGATCGACCTCGTCAACCGGGAGAAGGACAACGCGACCGTCCGTGAGGAGATCGCCCGGTCCAGGGCGCGCATCGGGGCCCTGGAGACCGAGGCGTCGGGCAGGACAGCCCTCCGGCAGGAACTGAACGCGGGCATCGAACAGACTTCGGAGCAGCTCAGGGTGCTCGAAGCGGGCCATGCGAACGCCCAGGCGGGCATCGAAGCGCTCCAGGCAGAGCTGACGGTCAGGAAAGAAGAACTGGAGACGGCGCGCGCTGCCATCACCGAGCTCAGGATGGAAATGACGGCGCTGCAGGAAAAACAGTCATCCGCCGTCCGGAGCATGGCAGCCCTGGTGCAGACCGGAGGCGAGCTCGCGGAACGGCGCCTGAAACGCGAGGCGGAGATCACCGAGATCGCGTCGAAGCTCGCCGAGCTGGAAGCGGCGATCGTGCACGCCGAGGCCGAGATCAAAGGTCACATCGAGGTCCTGGAGGCGGAGCGGCGGGTCCTCGTGTCAAGGCAGGAGGTCCACGCCGAAACGATGAAAGTGCTCCATGCCGCCGAGGAACAGGCGCGGCAGGTGCATCACGACATCGAGGCCGCGCAGAAGAAGCTCTCGGCAATAGAAGTAAAACGGACCGAGCTCCGGCTGAAGATCGAGCATCTGAAGGACCATATCTGGACCACGTACCACGCCGAGCTTG
It encodes the following:
- a CDS encoding ABC transporter ATP-binding protein, whose translation is MIKLINLTKQYGTLTAVNGIDLEVPEGQVFGFLGPNGAGKTTTIKMIAGLLQPTGGSALVGGYDVQRQPLKAKFITGFIPDRPFLYEKLTATEFLYFVSTLYDMKDPKPRIAELLDLFGLNEWADELVENFSHGMKQRLVMASALLHRPKVLVVDEPMVGLDPRGARLVKDIFKDLAATGVTVFMSTHTLEIVEQMCTRVAIINRGGIIAQGSVEDLARMASMPDSHLEPVFLRLTGGDEQIQR
- a CDS encoding integration host factor subunit alpha, coding for MTKADIISEVFDKVGLPKQDAEELVEMILDLVKDTLKQGETVKLSGFGNFVVRKKNSRKGRNPKTGQEIEITPRKVVSFRPSMIFKEHVIESPAQTE
- a CDS encoding MerR family transcriptional regulator; its protein translation is MSLNLQHKPSKLFYRIGEVSRITGLEPYVLRYWETEFPQIKPDKGGSKQRLYKQKDVDTILQIKQMLYKDGFTIAGARRRLNNRGGQENIGAVLETAKKELREILEILK
- the smc gene encoding chromosome segregation protein SMC — encoded protein: MQLKTLEMIGFKSFGDKTTVVFQPGVTAIVGPNGCGKSNVSDAIRWVLGEQSAKHLRGDKMEDVIFNGSENRKPLGMAEVTLRLSNVGGKLASQEFGHYEEIEITRRLYRSGESEYLINRIPCRLKDIRDLMMDAGVGARIHAIIEQDKVDQILSSKPQDRRFLFEEVAGVMKYKARRQEALSKLESTQQNQLRVNDIITEVRRQVNSLDRQAKKAERYQRLRLEMKDLEFRLASVEYSGLGSEWTASSEEFKQLEDQVTGLHASLGRVESTIEETRADATSAEHELSSLQRRIHEVESALSRAEHRVEMSRSQIASLTEQRGRDVADLDYLKQETSRIAEQKTLLDQENKTLEGALSEKNALLGDRNDHLENLSRGLGEKERSLDEARAGIMNALASAAAEKSAIANLQSRIGQLDEQDGKGISEKQEIERKLLELTALLSDKEREREDIAAQRNAAQEERSNVAARLEKASAKKKKLEADLNETRNREAAQGSRLRSLVELEQSLEGYQKGVRTVMSARKEASEQERLGTIHGLVADMIATEPRYEVAIEAVLGDRLQSVVVGSQSDSLKAIDYLKTRSGGRSTFIPRTPRPVKSEPFIKNGHAGVIGSALSVVKCSEEYGSVAEYLLGDVVLVDTMDTALYLWNKDGFDKTVVTLSGEIVDPWGAVTGGTVEASGTGMLTKRREIKALEQEVAALTKSAAALAEELATLESSIASDTGIEAGLSQQVHRMEIDLVNREKDNATVREEIARSRARIGALETEASGRTALRQELNAGIEQTSEQLRVLEAGHANAQAGIEALQAELTVRKEELETARAAITELRMEMTALQEKQSSAVRSMAALVQTGGELAERRLKREAEITEIASKLAELEAAIVHAEAEIKGHIEVLEAERRVLVSRQEVHAETMKVLHAAEEQARQVHHDIEAAQKKLSAIEVKRTELRLKIEHLKDHIWTTYHAELETVVQDLGRFEVNLEESRLTLDELRQKIDQMGPINVDALQEYNELKERYDLLTTQQNDINESISNLRATIAKLDGETKELFSEAFNAIQVKFREVFSLLFEGGKAELVLLDEANILESGIEIIAQPRGKKFQSIALLSGGERALTAIALLFAAFLVKPSPFCMLDEVDAPLDEANVTRFTRLIRKMSEHSQFITITHNKRTMETADALYGITMEEPGCSRVVSVRLREEAALV
- a CDS encoding transglutaminase-like domain-containing protein, which encodes MSRLIKTTIILFWLIMLGLLIERTYLRPSTVIALDVITEEGVRTGDDWSGIYQQGRKIGFAHTRVTSEADTYHITEESQLDLLVLGSVQRVSTVINSYTTKNFLLKYFDFSMKSDTGTITVKGAVVGKKLLLDILTGGTTRTERIRLKDQPYLAPNIKPALVLLGLEPGRNYRFPVFNPATMNMDEAAISVEARERIKVGDAEQTVYKLKESFQGLEAYSWMTEEGETLKEESPLGYVLLRESMVEAKKLDKKGPAVDIISLVMIPSKPIEHSPQTRSLKARLTDAPLRGFTLDGDRQRLEGSIIDIRVPSTIEGYDLPYRGNDLADALRPTALIQSDDARIRDQAVKILEGERNAREAARKLNEWVYNAVRKKPVISIPSALDVLNSLVGDCNEHATLYAALARSAGIPTRLASGIVYLRDGFYYHAWAEVWLGQWVAVDPTFNQFPADATHIRFVTGDLDRQPDILKLVGKLKVEVLEYQ